A region of Salvia splendens isolate huo1 chromosome 17, SspV2, whole genome shotgun sequence DNA encodes the following proteins:
- the LOC121773203 gene encoding transcription factor MYC2-like — protein sequence MDHDLILSSSTASSTTSSAAAASLSSEPLSSGLIQKKLQHILQTQPDCWAYAILWQTTKDDSGRIVLTWADGHFQGTKEKSAPAGSLQPERKKVMRGIQALIGDGASDPLDGDVTDSEWFYVMSLAQSISLGDGVVGKAFNSGSLVWLSGANQLRFYNCHRAKEAQIHGMQTMVCIPCYDGVLELGSDAIVTENWNLVQTVKSLFDPTLHDPAMHLPFKEMQKPDILSYLDSPEQSDSDFFAGAAVSAAPAKKRRGRPIQGRDAPLNHVEAERQRREKLNHRFYVLRSVVPNVSRMDKASLLSDAVSYIKELKAKVDDLEQAQQQQQPRNNNKAVKTETADNHSTTTTVDQVVLSSSSVEVEVKIVGGDGMIRVQSDKSNYPAARLMNAIRELELPLHHASMSCVNELMLQDVVIRVPEGLRCEKALRNAILARLEQ from the coding sequence ATGGATCACGACTTAATCCtctcctcctccaccgcctcctccaccaccaGCTCCGCCGCGGCGGCATCCCTCTCATCCGAGCCGCTCTCCTCCGGCCTCATTCAGAAGAAGCTCCAGCACATCCTCCAAACCCAGCCGGACTGCTGGGCCTACGCCATTCTCTGGCAGACCACCAAGGACGACTCGGGCCGCATCGTCCTCACGTGGGCCGACGGCCATTTCCAAGGCACCAAGGAGAAGAGCGCCCCCGCCGGCTCCCTCCAGCCCGAGAGAAAAAAGGTCATGAGAGGAATCCAAGCCCTCATCGGCGACGGCGCCTCCGACCCCCTCGACGGCGACGTCACCGACTCCGAGTGGTTCTACGTCATGTCCCTCGCCCAGTCCATCTCCCTCGGCGACGGCGTCGTCGGCAAGGCCTTCAACTCCGGCTCCCTCGTCTGGCTCTCCGGCGCCAACCAGCTCCGCTTCTACAACTGCCACCGCGCCAAGGAGGCCCAGATCCACGGGATGCAGACCATGGTCTGCATCCCGTGCTACGACGGCGTCCTCGAGCTCGGCTCCGACGCCATAGTCACCGAGAATTGGAATCTCGTGCAGACGGTGAAGTCACTCTTCGACCCCACCCTCCACGACCCCGCCATGCACCTCCCCTTCAAGGAGATGCAGAAGCCGGACATCCTGTCCTACCTCGACTCGCCGGAGCAGTCGGATTCGGACTTCTTTGCGGGGGCTGCTGTCTCAGCAGCCCCTGCAAAGAAAAGGAGGGGCAGGCCCATTCAGGGGCGCGATGCGCCCCTGAACCACGTGGAGGCAGAGCGGCAGAGGCGCGAGAAACTCAACCACCGCTTCTACGTCCTCCGCTCAGTCGTCCCCAACGTGTCCCGGATGGACAAGGCCTCCTTGCTGTCCGATGCAGTGTCGTACATCAAGGAGCTGAAGGCGAAAGTCGACGATCTCGAGCAggcgcagcagcagcagcagccgcggAATAACAATAAGGCCGTCAAGACGGAGACGGCCGACAACCACAGCACGACCACGACGGTTGACCAGGTGGTCCTGTCGTCGTCGTCGGTGGAAGTGGAGGTGAAGATCGTCGGCGGCGACGGAATGATCCGGGTGCAGTCGGACAAGTCAAACTACCCAGCCGCGCGGCTGATGAACGCTATCCGGGAGCTTGAGCTCCCGTTACACCACGCGAGCATGTCGTGCGTCAACGAGCTGATGCTGCAGGACGTCGTGATTCGGGTCCCGGAGGGGCTCCGATGCGAGAAGGCGTTGAGAAACGCCATCCTCGCAAGATTAGAGCAGTGA
- the LOC121775497 gene encoding rho GTPase-activating protein 5-like, whose product MARLFRSKSCSLNAMPPPLYEDDEGGYFGDYNYNTDDEEEEEEEEDDGGSENPATTPFLSPGGNGGGNQAQFSVLGVVAAALRKSLVTCSVDADDVASDVDIGWPTDVRHVSHVTFDRFDGFLGLPVELQPEVPSKPPSASASVFGVSAQSMQCSFDQRGNSVPTILLRMQTRLYEEGGLQAEGIFRINAENSQEENVRKQLNKGIVPHGIDVHCLSGLIKAWFRELPSGVLDCLSAEDVMHCNTEEECSELVKQLPPTEGALLDWAINLMADVVQQHHLNKMNARNIAMVFAPNMTQMADPLTALIHAVQVMNFLKTLIGKTLAEREEYSAVLEQSGAPVDEECNNAIVMSSGETMAATTAITTRKRRTLGHSFKDEYEADDGILRRLNLRKGMQKLCRHPVFHLTKTQPKKLYNSN is encoded by the exons ATGGCGCGGCTCTTCCGATCCAAGTCCTGCTCTCTCAACGCAATGCCGCCGCCTCTATACGAAGACGACGAAGGCGGTTATTTTGGAGACTACAACTACAACACCgacgacgaggaggaagaagaggaggaggaagacgACGGAGGCTCGGAGAATCCGGCGACGACGCCGTTTTTGAGCCCGGGAGGAAACGGCGGCGGTAATCAGGCGCAGTTTTCGGTGCTGGGGGTTGTGGCGGCGGCGCTGAGGAAGTCGCTGGTCACGTGCTCCGTCGACGCTGACGACGTCGCGTCTGACGTGGACATAGGATGGCCAACCGACGTGCGCCACGTGTCACATGTGACGTTTGACCGGTTTGATGGGTTTCTGGGCCTGCCGGTCGAGCTCCAGCCGGAAGTACCTTCTAAACCGCCCAGCGCCAG TGCTAGTGTATTTGGAGTTTCTGCACAGTCAATGCAATGTAGCTTTGACCAAAGAGGAAACAGCGTACCAACAATTCTTCTTAGGATGCAAACAAGACTCTATGAAGAAGGAGGCCTTCAA GCAGaaggaattttcagaatcaatgctGAGAATAGCCAAGAAGAAAATGTTAGGAAACAGCTTAACAAAGGAATTGTGCCACATGGAATTGATGTCCACTGCTTATCTGGTTTGATAAAG GCTTGGTTTAGAGAACTCCCTTCAGGAGTGCTTGACTGTTTAAGTGCAGAAGATGTGATGCATTGCAACACGGAGGAAGAGTGTAGCGAGCTCGTAAAGCAGCTTCCCCCGACCGAGGGCGCGCTGCTCGACTGGGCCATCAATCTCATGGCCGACGTAGTGCAGCAGCACCACCTTAACAAGATGAATGCGAGGAACATCGCAATGGTTTTCGCTCCAAACATGACTCAG ATGGCTGATCCACTTACGGCGCTCATCCACGCGGTCCAAGTCATGAACTTTCTCAAGACCCTCATCGGGAAGACACTTGCTGAGAGAGAGGAGTATTCGGCGGTACTGGAGCAGAGTGGTGCTCCAGTTGACGAAGAATGCAATAATGCAATAGTGATGAGTAGTGGAGAGACGATGGCTGCTACCACCGCTATTACCACGCGCAAAAGGCGAACCTTAGGGCATAGTTTCAAAGACGAATACGAAGCAGACGACGGAATTCTCCGTCGCCTAAATCTTCGGAAAGGCATGCAAAAGCTATGCCGGCATCCGGTATTCCACTTGACCAAGACACAACCTAAGAAGCTATATAATTctaattaa
- the LOC121773350 gene encoding CDPK-related kinase 3-like: MGQCYGKTIPTVSNDEYPTTDLPPQTPPPNGTPARSSAANSAWPSPYPAGAATPGGVSPSPARSTPMRFFKKPFPPPSPAKHIRASLRKLGNRKKSPRHGAIPEDAAEEAAPQQQQHHALDKNFGYNKNFGAKYELGKEVGRGHFGHTCFAKGRKGELKDLPLAVKIISKSKMTTAISVEDVRREVKILKALSGHRHLVRFYDACEDSNNVYIIMELCDGGELLDRILAKGGRYTEEEAKLIIVQILSVVAFCHLQGVVHRDLKPENFLFASRSEDADMKLIDFGLSDFIRTDERLNDIVGSAYYVAPEVLHRSYSVEADIWSIGVITYILLCGSRPFWARTESGIFRSVLRAEPNFEDTPWPSVSSHAKDFVKRLLNKDYRKRMTAAQALTHPWLRSESHPIPLDILVYKLVKTYLHATPFKRAALKALSKALSEEELIYLRAQFMLLEPSEDGRVSLENFKKALARNATDAMKASRVPDILHAMAPLAYRKMEFEEFCAAAISTYQLEALEKWEQIASTAFEHFEEEGSRVISVEELARELNVGPTAYSMLRDWLKPNGKLSLLGYTKFLHGLTLRSSNMRHH, from the exons ATGGGGCAGTGCTACGGTAAGACGATCCCCACGGTAAGCAACGATGAGTACCCAACCACCGATCTCCCTCCCCAGACGCCCCCTCCCAACGGCACTCCGGCGAGATCCTCCGCCGCGAACAGCGCCTGGCCAAGCCCCTACCCCGCCGGCGCCGCGACGCCCGGCGGCGTGTCTCCGTCGCCGGCGAGGTCGACGCCGATGAGGTTCTTCAAAAAGCCCTTTCCGCCGCCGTCTCCGGCGAAGCACATCAGGGCGTCGCTGAGGAAGCTGGGGAACAGGAAGAAGTCGCCCCGGCACGGCGCGATTCCGGAGGATGCGGCGGAAGAGGCGGcgccgcagcagcagcagcaccaCGCGCTGGATAAGAATTTTGGGTATAATAAGAATTTTGGGGCAAAGTATGAGCTTGGGAAGGAGGTCGGCAGAGGGCATTTTGGTCATACCTGCTTTGCGAAAGGGAGAAAGGGGGAGCTCAAGGATTTGCCTCTTGCAGTTAAAATCATCTCCAAATCCAAG ATGACGACTGCAATATCAGTTGAAGATGTTCGCAGAgaagtgaaaattttgaaaGCTCTCTCAGGTCATAGACATCTAGTTAGATTTTATGATGCTTGCGAGGATTCCAACAATGTATACATAATAATGGA GTTGTGTGATGGTGGAGAACTGCTTGACAGAATATTGGCAAA AGGTGGTAGGTATACTGAAGAAGAAGCAAAACTTATTATCGTACAGATTCTTAGCGTTGTCGCATTTTGTCATCTTCAAGGTGTTGTCCATCGTGACTTGAAACCTGAG AATTTTCTATTTGCCTCCAGAAGTGAAGATGCTGATATGAAGCTCATTGACTTCGGTCTTTCTGACTTCATAAGAACAG ATGAAAGACTAAATGATATTGTTGGAAGTGCTTATTATGTAGCACCTGAGGTTCTTCACAGATCTTACAGTGTAGAGGCTGACATATGGAGTATCGGTGTCATTACCTATATTTTGCTTTGTGGTAGCAGACCTTTTTGGGCAAGAACGGAGTCTGGAATATTCCGTTCTGTTTTGAGGGCCGAGCCAAACTTTGAGGACACACCTTGGCCATCTGTCTCTTCACATGCCAAGGACTTCGTGAAGCGACTTCTGAACAAGGATTACAGGAAAAGAATGACTGCCGCTCAAGCTTTGA CTCATCCTTGGTTGCGAAGTGAGAGCCATCCAATTCCGCTAGACATATTGGTCTATAAGTTAGTAAAGACGTATCTACATGCTACACCTTTTAAACGTGCAGCACTAAAG GCTCTCTCGAAAGCATTGAGTGAGGAGGAGCTGATCTATCTCAGAGCGCAATTCATGCTTCTAGAGCCGAGTGAGGATGGGCGAGTGTCTCTCGAAAACTTCAAAAAG GCTCTTGCACGTAATGCTACCGATGCCATGAAGGCGTCTAGGGTCCCGGATATCCTTCACGCA ATGGCGCCGTTAGCTTATCGAAAGATGGAGTTTGAAGAGTTCTGTGCAGCTGCCATCAGCACATACCAACTGGAGGCCCTAGAGAAATGGGAGCAAATTGCTTCCACCGCTTTCGAGCATTTCGAAGAGGAGGGTAGCCGCGTTATATCAGTAGAGGAATTAGCCCGG GAGCTGAACGTCGGGCCTACCGCGTATTCTATGCTGAGAGATTGGTTGAAGCCCAATGGCAAACTTAGTTTGTTGGGATATACTAAATTTTTGCATGGCCTCACCCTTCGCAGCTCAAACATGAGACATCATTAG